In Vicinamibacterales bacterium, the following are encoded in one genomic region:
- a CDS encoding prolyl oligopeptidase family serine peptidase produces the protein MRGRHVVGAVVVLCFVVGWAAFAAAQGTLAEYRRAGELREKYQSQALDVPEPATWVGKTNRFWYRRTVKGGHQFVLVDADTQQRRPAFDHEKLAASLSAAATRKYSAVTLPFSTFTFADDEKSLEARVEGTAWKCSLEDYSCKGADAVGQFERRQPLPPCGAPQADDKPKVSPDKKWEAIVRNFNVAIRPVGARADVKLLSSDGAEGNCYTLDSIVWSPDSTRLAAYRVTPGFRRMVHYVESSPEDQSQPKSSSRFYAKPGDVLDLDHPVLFDIAANKQIDVDRSLFPNPYDLTRAEWRKDGSAVTFEYNQRGHQVYRVIEVNATSGRARAVVSEECQTFFTYSSKKYRFDVADGREVVWMSERDGWNHLYLYDGATGRVKHQITKGPWVVRGVSKVEEEKRQIWFSASGMYPGQDPYFVNYYRINFDGTGLVRLTGSEANHVVAFSSDMKYFADTFSRVDLPPASELRRAADASLVAVLDRGDITGLEKAGWKPPEVFTATGRDGKTDIWGVIYRPTTFDPARKYPVIENIYAGPHSSFVPKSFAAFSAMQALAELGFIVVQIDGMGTSNRSKAFHDVAWKNLKDAGFEDRILWHKAVAAKYPSYDISRVGIYGTSAGGQSALGGLLFHPEFYKAAFSAAGCHDNRMDKIWWNEQWMGWPVGPEYAASSNVDHASRLQGALMLVVGEMDTNVDPSSTMQVVNQLIKHNKDFDLLVIPGAGHTSGGPYGDHKRNDFFVTHLLGVTPPRWSEFPAAK, from the coding sequence ATGCGTGGCCGGCACGTGGTTGGAGCGGTCGTCGTTCTCTGTTTCGTCGTTGGATGGGCCGCGTTCGCGGCCGCGCAGGGCACGCTGGCTGAGTATCGTCGCGCAGGCGAGCTGCGCGAGAAATACCAGAGCCAGGCGCTCGACGTTCCCGAGCCAGCGACCTGGGTTGGCAAGACGAACCGGTTCTGGTACCGCCGAACGGTGAAGGGCGGCCACCAGTTCGTGCTGGTGGACGCCGACACGCAGCAGAGACGGCCCGCCTTCGACCACGAGAAACTGGCCGCGTCGTTGTCGGCGGCCGCCACCCGCAAGTACTCCGCGGTGACCCTGCCGTTCTCGACCTTCACCTTCGCGGACGACGAGAAGAGCCTCGAGGCGCGCGTGGAGGGCACTGCGTGGAAGTGCAGCCTGGAGGACTACTCCTGCAAGGGGGCCGACGCCGTCGGCCAGTTCGAACGACGGCAGCCGCTGCCGCCATGCGGCGCGCCTCAGGCGGACGACAAGCCGAAGGTCTCTCCCGACAAGAAGTGGGAGGCCATCGTGCGCAACTTCAACGTTGCGATTCGGCCGGTCGGCGCGCGGGCCGACGTCAAACTGCTCAGCAGCGACGGGGCCGAGGGCAACTGCTACACGCTCGATTCAATCGTCTGGTCGCCCGACTCGACGCGCCTGGCCGCGTATCGTGTCACGCCCGGGTTCCGGCGGATGGTGCACTACGTCGAGTCGTCGCCGGAGGATCAGTCGCAGCCGAAATCGTCGTCGCGATTCTATGCGAAGCCGGGTGACGTGCTCGACCTCGACCATCCGGTGCTCTTCGACATCGCCGCCAACAAGCAGATCGATGTGGATCGCTCCCTCTTCCCGAATCCATACGACCTGACCCGCGCCGAGTGGCGGAAGGACGGGTCGGCCGTCACGTTCGAGTACAACCAGCGCGGGCATCAGGTCTACCGCGTCATCGAGGTCAACGCCACGAGCGGCAGGGCGCGGGCGGTCGTGAGCGAGGAGTGCCAGACGTTCTTCACCTACTCGAGCAAGAAGTACCGCTTCGACGTGGCCGATGGTCGCGAAGTGGTCTGGATGTCCGAGCGCGACGGCTGGAACCATCTCTACCTGTACGATGGCGCGACCGGCCGCGTGAAACACCAGATCACGAAGGGGCCATGGGTGGTGCGCGGTGTGTCGAAGGTGGAGGAGGAGAAGCGGCAGATCTGGTTCAGTGCGAGCGGCATGTATCCGGGCCAGGATCCCTATTTCGTCAACTACTACCGGATCAACTTCGACGGGACGGGACTCGTGCGCCTCACCGGATCGGAGGCGAACCACGTCGTGGCCTTCTCGTCGGACATGAAGTACTTCGCGGACACGTTCTCGCGCGTGGACCTGCCGCCGGCGTCGGAGTTGAGGCGCGCGGCCGATGCCTCGCTCGTCGCGGTGCTCGACCGCGGGGACATCACCGGTCTCGAGAAGGCAGGCTGGAAGCCCCCGGAGGTCTTCACGGCCACGGGCCGCGACGGCAAGACGGACATCTGGGGCGTCATCTACCGTCCAACGACATTCGACCCGGCCCGCAAGTACCCGGTCATCGAGAATATCTACGCCGGTCCTCACAGTTCGTTCGTGCCGAAGTCGTTTGCCGCCTTCAGCGCGATGCAGGCCCTGGCCGAACTGGGTTTCATCGTGGTGCAGATCGACGGGATGGGAACGTCCAATCGATCGAAGGCGTTCCACGATGTCGCCTGGAAGAACCTGAAGGACGCCGGGTTCGAGGACCGCATCCTCTGGCACAAGGCGGTCGCCGCGAAGTACCCGTCCTATGACATCTCGCGCGTGGGGATCTACGGCACGTCGGCGGGAGGGCAGAGCGCGCTCGGGGGACTGCTGTTCCATCCCGAGTTCTACAAGGCGGCGTTCTCGGCCGCCGGGTGCCACGACAACCGGATGGACAAAATCTGGTGGAACGAGCAGTGGATGGGCTGGCCGGTCGGTCCCGAGTACGCGGCGTCATCCAATGTCGACCACGCGTCTCGCCTGCAGGGCGCGTTGATGCTCGTGGTCGGCGAGATGGACACGAACGTGGACCCCTCATCCACGATGCAGGTGGTCAACCAGCTCATCAAGCACAACAAGGATTTCGACCTGCTCGTGATCCCGGGCGCCGGCCACACGTCGGGCGGCCCGTACGGCGATCACAAGCGAAACGATTTCTTCGTAACGCACCTGCTCGGTGTCACGCCGCCCAGATGGAGCGAGTTCCCGGCCGCAAAGTAG
- the bshB1 gene encoding bacillithiol biosynthesis deacetylase BshB1 has translation MTTIALDLLVFGPHADDLEIGLGGTIARHTAAGWHVGLCDLTRGEMGSNGTPEERLAEAEAARAVLGADWRVNLGWPDRGITGTADQVGDIVALVRRWRPRAIAIPFWQDRHPDHGAASRVLTEAIFNARLRRYPAEGDPWAPDWVCYYFINDSGPISFAIDVSAQYGSKRTALACYRSQFRPDADGAVATRLNTPTFSQLIESRDAQFGALAGVAFAEGLVVKEPVLRPHLFKNWALERP, from the coding sequence ATGACGACCATCGCACTCGATCTGCTCGTGTTCGGGCCGCACGCCGACGACCTCGAGATCGGCCTCGGCGGAACCATCGCGCGCCACACGGCTGCGGGCTGGCACGTGGGACTGTGTGATCTGACCCGCGGCGAGATGGGCAGCAACGGTACGCCGGAAGAACGTCTGGCCGAAGCCGAAGCGGCTCGCGCGGTCCTCGGCGCCGACTGGCGAGTCAACCTCGGGTGGCCCGACCGCGGGATCACAGGCACAGCGGACCAGGTGGGCGACATCGTCGCCCTCGTTCGGCGGTGGCGTCCGCGAGCGATTGCCATCCCGTTCTGGCAGGACCGTCATCCGGATCACGGCGCCGCGAGCCGCGTGCTGACCGAGGCGATCTTCAACGCGCGCCTGCGCCGCTACCCGGCCGAGGGCGATCCCTGGGCACCCGACTGGGTCTGTTACTACTTCATCAACGACAGCGGCCCGATCTCGTTTGCGATCGACGTCTCGGCTCAGTACGGGTCGAAGCGCACGGCGCTCGCGTGCTACCGCAGCCAGTTCCGGCCCGACGCGGACGGGGCCGTCGCCACGCGGCTGAACACGCCCACGTTCTCGCAGTTGATCGAGAGCCGCGACGCCCAGTTCGGGGCGCTGGCGGGCGTCGCCTTCGCTGAGGGCCTGGTCGTGAAAGAACCGGTCCTGCGCCCGCACCTGTTCAAGAACTGGGCACTGGAGCGACCGTGA
- the bshA gene encoding N-acetyl-alpha-D-glucosaminyl L-malate synthase BshA: protein MKIAMICYASVGGSGIVATELAKCLAKRGHEIHVVSREQPFRLGDDQPGVIFHRVVTPSYPLFREPQYVLSLSTKIVELSRAVDLDIIHAHYAIPHAAAAFLARQVLAGTGDGHAPRVVTTLHGTDITLVGSDPSYAETIGFCIDRSDGVTAVSESLKADTYRGLPVKTDIRVIPNFLDCSIHRRVDDPDVRKRIGAPDHAIIMHVSNFRPVKRIAAVVEVFARIRRSVPATLVLVGDGPDLPHGLALARELGVAQDVRAVGEQGDVRGYLSAADLFLLPSATESFGLAALEAMACDVPVIASRVGGLPEVIEDGVSGYLRDPDDLDGMASCAVVLLTDRKVHDRIGLAGRKVVRDRYCSDRIVPHYEAFYREILAAPPRA, encoded by the coding sequence GTGAAGATTGCGATGATCTGTTACGCGTCAGTGGGCGGCAGCGGCATCGTCGCCACCGAACTGGCGAAGTGCCTCGCGAAGCGCGGCCACGAGATCCACGTGGTGAGCCGCGAGCAGCCGTTCCGTCTCGGCGACGACCAGCCGGGTGTCATCTTCCACCGCGTCGTGACGCCGTCCTATCCGCTGTTCCGCGAGCCGCAGTACGTGCTCTCGCTCTCGACGAAGATCGTGGAACTGTCGCGCGCCGTCGACCTCGACATCATCCACGCACACTACGCGATTCCGCACGCGGCCGCCGCGTTTCTCGCGCGCCAGGTGCTCGCGGGAACGGGCGACGGACACGCGCCGCGCGTCGTCACCACGCTCCACGGCACCGATATCACGCTCGTCGGCAGCGATCCCTCGTATGCGGAGACGATCGGTTTCTGCATCGACCGATCGGATGGCGTCACCGCCGTGTCGGAGAGTCTGAAGGCCGACACGTATCGCGGCCTGCCGGTGAAGACCGACATCCGCGTCATCCCGAACTTCCTCGACTGCTCGATCCACCGCAGGGTCGATGATCCGGACGTTCGCAAACGAATCGGCGCTCCCGACCACGCCATCATCATGCACGTGTCGAACTTCAGGCCGGTCAAGCGCATCGCTGCCGTAGTCGAGGTCTTCGCGCGGATCCGCCGGTCGGTACCGGCCACGCTCGTGCTCGTCGGCGACGGTCCCGACCTGCCGCACGGCCTCGCGCTCGCACGGGAACTCGGCGTCGCGCAGGATGTGCGGGCAGTTGGAGAGCAGGGCGACGTGCGCGGCTATCTGTCTGCCGCGGATCTGTTCCTGCTGCCGTCCGCCACCGAGAGTTTCGGCCTCGCCGCGCTCGAGGCGATGGCGTGCGACGTGCCGGTCATCGCGTCACGCGTGGGCGGTCTGCCGGAGGTCATCGAGGACGGCGTGAGCGGCTACCTGCGGGATCCGGATGACCTCGACGGGATGGCGTCCTGTGCCGTCGTATTGCTGACAGATCGGAAGGTGCACGACCGAATCGGCCTGGCCGGCCGGAAGGTCGTCCGCGATCGGTACTGCTCGGACCGAATCGTTCCTCACTATGAGG